Proteins co-encoded in one Cytophaga hutchinsonii ATCC 33406 genomic window:
- a CDS encoding IS3 family transposase, with protein sequence MEKTGKRVYVKRTQKDYSLAFKLQLVDEVEKGDLTYKQAQLKYGIQGRSTVLTWLRKHGRLDWKESDQMKKKAPNKQIKELERKLKRLEAEKEILNAAIDIADELFDTEIRKKYLPLSEAAFKEKGNKEDLSQ encoded by the coding sequence ATGGAAAAGACAGGAAAAAGAGTTTATGTAAAGCGGACTCAAAAAGATTACAGTTTAGCCTTTAAACTACAATTAGTAGATGAAGTAGAAAAAGGGGACTTAACCTACAAGCAGGCACAATTGAAATATGGTATCCAGGGAAGAAGTACCGTATTGACTTGGTTACGAAAACATGGTAGATTGGATTGGAAAGAATCTGACCAGATGAAAAAGAAGGCCCCCAATAAGCAAATCAAAGAACTGGAGCGTAAACTAAAACGCCTGGAAGCCGAGAAAGAAATTCTCAATGCCGCTATTGACATAGCAGATGAGCTGTTTGATACAGAAATCAGAAAAAAGTATTTGCCCCTCTCAGAAGCCGCTTTCAAAGAGAAGGGGAACAAAGAAGATTTATCACAGTAA
- a CDS encoding IS3 family transposase, with protein MASTLGYSRQYLYKMLKQELILIDRRKAIKQLVDTQRKQLPRLGGKKTYHIIKPFIDQAELKVGRDKLFSILRFYDMLIKPRRRYIQTTMSKHWLRKYPNIVKGLIIHRPEQVWVSDITYIKTDEGNCYLNMVTDAYSRKIMGYSIADSMDTESMIKAFEMGLKNRKYPDSKLIHHSDRGLQYCSKEYVALSNSNGVSISMTEQSDPYENALAERMNRTLKEEFGLGQKIITRQVAKELTEQAIQLYNNVRPHLSLKMKTPEMVH; from the coding sequence ATAGCTTCAACGTTAGGTTATAGTCGTCAGTATTTATACAAAATGCTCAAGCAGGAGTTGATACTCATTGACAGAAGAAAGGCTATCAAACAACTGGTAGATACACAAAGAAAGCAGCTTCCTAGATTAGGAGGAAAAAAGACTTACCATATTATAAAGCCGTTTATTGATCAGGCAGAACTCAAAGTTGGCCGGGATAAACTCTTCTCAATATTAAGGTTTTATGATATGCTTATTAAGCCCAGGCGCAGATATATTCAAACAACGATGTCTAAGCATTGGCTCAGGAAATATCCCAATATAGTGAAAGGGCTCATCATACATAGACCTGAGCAGGTATGGGTTAGTGACATCACATACATAAAAACAGATGAAGGAAACTGCTATTTAAATATGGTCACTGATGCCTACAGCAGAAAAATAATGGGCTACTCTATAGCAGACTCTATGGATACAGAATCCATGATAAAAGCGTTTGAAATGGGATTGAAAAATAGAAAGTATCCTGATTCAAAATTGATTCATCATTCTGACAGAGGGCTTCAGTATTGCAGTAAAGAATATGTAGCATTGTCAAATAGCAATGGAGTAAGCATAAGTATGACCGAACAATCTGACCCTTATGAAAATGCGTTAGCTGAAAGGATGAATAGAACGCTCAAAGAAGAATTTGGATTAGGTCAAAAAATAATAACCAGACAAGTAGCAAAAGAGCTTACTGAGCAAGCAATACAATTATATAATAACGTAAGACCTCATTTATCATTAAAAATGAAAACGCCAGAAATGGTGCATTAA
- a CDS encoding outer membrane beta-barrel protein, which produces MKKVYTSLCLLLAASALQAQVTIGPKVGLNVNYESYEFSGDLSNTRVQSRTAKVGYQAGVAINLKTSDYFSIRPEVLYNIMGGDTQYGDDEGNTKVLKNRYDYLSIPLNFVATFEAGPGKINVFVAPQFSLGLGGKYTSNTDSSAVGFFGVRRREDRSGTLQTSDVPDNYTGTNKYFNQINWGINYGVGYQVKGLLFTGQYHMGLSNNEPHYSNPDQEAHRGNVVTKNYGFTVGLTYFFGDTKDE; this is translated from the coding sequence ATGAAAAAAGTATACACAAGTTTATGTCTTTTACTGGCAGCTTCAGCTCTTCAAGCACAGGTAACCATTGGACCAAAGGTCGGATTAAATGTGAATTATGAAAGTTATGAGTTTTCAGGCGACCTTTCTAACACTCGTGTTCAATCTAGAACAGCTAAAGTTGGTTACCAGGCCGGTGTGGCAATCAACCTTAAAACATCCGATTATTTTTCTATCAGACCTGAAGTTTTATATAACATAATGGGAGGTGATACTCAATATGGCGATGATGAAGGTAACACGAAGGTATTAAAAAACAGATATGATTATCTTTCTATTCCGTTGAACTTTGTTGCTACGTTTGAAGCAGGTCCGGGTAAAATTAACGTCTTTGTGGCTCCTCAATTCAGCCTTGGTTTAGGAGGTAAATACACATCAAATACAGATTCCAGCGCTGTTGGTTTCTTTGGTGTGAGACGCCGCGAAGACAGATCAGGAACATTACAGACAAGTGATGTGCCGGATAACTACACCGGCACTAACAAATACTTTAATCAGATTAACTGGGGTATTAACTACGGTGTCGGTTACCAGGTGAAAGGGTTATTATTTACTGGCCAGTATCACATGGGCTTAAGCAACAATGAACCACATTATTCTAATCCTGATCAGGAAGCACACAGAGGTAATGTTGTTACAAAAAATTATGGTTTCACTGTTGGTCTAACGTACTTCTTTGGAGATACAAAGGATGAGTAG